The Catenulispora sp. GP43 genome includes a region encoding these proteins:
- a CDS encoding SpoIIE family protein phosphatase encodes MSVPTISEDSPGRLLVVDDSAAGRYVFAQWLRRAGHEVLEASDGAEALELLADNGPLPEVAVLDVVLPDMTGFELCQTIKGTKETSDIPVVHVSASAVSVSDRAQGLQGGADAYLTKPVDPDELLATITAVLRYTRARRAAQTLAERLLLLNEATLRLHGATEFTQFAAAAVHGTLSVLGAGAASVYLSLSGRPVRTFQLDDASPLVSEPIKADLLEEITDTVLGARIGARTMFVPVHEWRALVPGPKLSGDVLVAAVRAHRGRPPVCVAVSVEEPPSEDDRRLLLQIAQACSLSLESLRSYAEEHALALQLQRSFLPARLPRPAGVELAVRYVPASAQAEIGGDFYEAISTGDGLLLAIGDVVGHSVEAAILMGEVRHALRAYAIEGHPPETILELLDTLLSRDRPVVTATVCLVLVEPGRRRLRIANAGHIPPLLLTGSAADPSGRFITEHGQLLGIGRARFTTTDVELTGPARLVLCTDGLVESRGTDITENLIAFKDAAVGREGGIEELCDALLDTFGRGKDDDIALLVADLSPAED; translated from the coding sequence GTGAGCGTCCCGACGATCTCCGAGGACTCCCCCGGCCGGCTGCTGGTCGTCGACGACAGCGCGGCCGGCCGGTACGTCTTCGCCCAGTGGCTGCGCCGGGCCGGGCACGAGGTGCTGGAGGCCTCCGACGGCGCCGAGGCGCTGGAGCTGCTGGCCGACAACGGACCCCTGCCGGAGGTCGCGGTGCTGGACGTGGTCCTGCCCGACATGACCGGTTTCGAGCTCTGCCAGACCATCAAGGGCACGAAGGAGACCTCTGACATCCCGGTGGTGCACGTCTCGGCCTCGGCCGTCTCGGTCAGCGACCGCGCCCAGGGCCTGCAAGGCGGCGCCGACGCGTACCTGACCAAGCCCGTCGACCCCGACGAGCTGCTGGCCACCATCACCGCGGTCCTGCGCTACACCCGCGCCCGCCGCGCGGCACAGACCTTGGCCGAGCGGCTGCTCCTGCTCAACGAGGCCACGCTCCGGCTGCACGGGGCCACCGAGTTCACGCAGTTCGCCGCCGCCGCGGTCCACGGCACCCTCAGCGTCCTGGGGGCCGGGGCCGCCAGCGTCTACCTGAGCCTGTCCGGGCGGCCGGTGCGGACCTTCCAGCTCGACGACGCCTCGCCCCTGGTCTCCGAACCCATCAAGGCCGACCTGCTCGAAGAGATCACCGACACCGTCCTGGGCGCCCGGATCGGGGCCCGGACGATGTTCGTGCCGGTCCATGAATGGCGCGCCCTGGTGCCCGGGCCGAAGCTGTCCGGGGACGTCCTGGTCGCCGCCGTCCGCGCGCATCGCGGCCGGCCCCCGGTCTGTGTCGCGGTCTCGGTCGAGGAGCCGCCGTCCGAGGACGACCGCCGGCTGCTGCTGCAGATCGCGCAGGCCTGTTCCCTGTCGCTGGAGTCCTTGCGCAGCTACGCCGAGGAACACGCCCTCGCCCTGCAACTACAGCGGTCGTTCCTGCCGGCGCGTCTGCCCCGGCCGGCGGGCGTGGAGCTGGCGGTGCGCTACGTCCCGGCCAGCGCCCAGGCCGAGATCGGCGGCGACTTCTACGAGGCCATCTCCACCGGCGACGGCCTGCTGCTGGCGATCGGCGACGTCGTCGGGCACTCCGTGGAAGCGGCGATCCTGATGGGCGAGGTGCGCCACGCCCTGCGCGCCTACGCCATCGAGGGGCACCCGCCGGAGACGATCCTGGAACTGCTGGACACCCTGCTCAGCCGCGACCGCCCGGTGGTCACGGCCACGGTCTGCCTGGTGCTGGTCGAGCCGGGGCGGCGGCGGCTGCGCATCGCGAACGCCGGCCACATCCCGCCACTGCTGCTGACCGGGAGCGCCGCGGACCCATCAGGCCGCTTCATCACCGAGCACGGCCAGCTGCTCGGCATCGGCCGGGCCCGCTTCACCACGACCGACGTAGAGCTGACCGGCCCGGCCCGGCTCGTCCTGTGCACCGACGGCCTGGTCGAGAGCCGCGGCACGGACATCACCGAGAACCTCATCGCCTTCAAGGACGCCGCGGTCGGGCGCGAAGGCGGCATCGAGGAACTCTGTGACGCGCTGCTCGACACCTTCGGCCGGGGCAAGGACGACGACATCGCGCTGCTGGTGGCCGATCTGAGCCCGGCAGAGGACTGA